From the Oxobacter pfennigii genome, one window contains:
- a CDS encoding Lar family restriction alleviation protein: MDTDLKPCPCCGAPAELNEWGYVICPECGLSSAIKETVEESIAAWNRRAE, encoded by the coding sequence ATGGATACAGATTTAAAACCGTGCCCATGCTGTGGAGCTCCTGCAGAACTTAACGAGTGGGGCTATGTGATATGCCCCGAATGTGGGTTATCAAGTGCCATAAAGGAGACAGTTGAGGAATCAATAGCAGCATGGAATAGGAGGGCAGAATGA
- a CDS encoding helix-turn-helix domain-containing protein: MDFKYYTAKELAAMFNVTTVTIKKEFERKKLNGFLVGNELRCSQRDVDEYTNFLKYGKTSKEIELEGEVENLTKKMDILKKLLKDVHKTFLEADAAL, translated from the coding sequence TTCAAATATTATACAGCTAAAGAACTTGCTGCAATGTTTAATGTAACCACTGTAACTATAAAAAAAGAATTTGAGAGGAAAAAATTAAATGGTTTCCTCGTCGGCAACGAACTAAGGTGCTCCCAAAGGGATGTAGATGAGTATACCAATTTTTTAAAGTATGGCAAAACATCAAAGGAAATTGAGCTCGAGGGGGAAGTTGAAAATCTTACTAAAAAGATGGACATACTTAAAAAGTTGCTTAAAGACGTACATAAAACTTTCTTAGAAGCAGATGCTGCTTTATAA